A single genomic interval of Armigeres subalbatus isolate Guangzhou_Male chromosome 1, GZ_Asu_2, whole genome shotgun sequence harbors:
- the LOC134211843 gene encoding probable 2-oxoglutarate dehydrogenase E1 component DHKTD1 homolog, mitochondrial, whose protein sequence is MPIRRRSNYRAITLLNGAYKVHMIVNNQVGFTTPGDRGRGTRYASDLAKSIMAPVFHVNGDDPEALTKITKLAFDYQQKFGRDVFIDLNCFRRWGHNELDDPTFTSPLLYKVIHNRGSVPDLYANKLLESGDLTQNDIDTIVKGHHEFLNAELQSVNSYQPEQSYFQAQWSGIQQAGNEITVWNTGVDYSLLNYVAQTSVEYPPDFALHPHLQKHHVAARLRKINEGNRIDWATAEAMAIGSLMYQGCNVRISGEDIGRGTFSQRHAMFIDQNTNEVYIPLNDLQGGAGGKLELANSILSEEAVLGFEYGMAIDNPNNLVIWEAQFGDFFNGAQIIIDTFLTTGETKWMVCNGLVMLLPHGFDGAASEHSSCRMERFLQMTDSKESTPDGDDVNFEVINPSTPAQYFHALRRQQIRNYRKPLIVVAPKTLLRLSECVSSHAEFTPGTSFQTVIGDATIGDPKKVKRVILCSGKHYYNLNNERLASKNSEVAIVRLESLCPFPVHRIQEELAKYNNLQDVVWSQEEHRNMGAWTFVQPRFENMCGKRIKYRGRYEGSTIAVGVSSWHAQEAEQVIKTAFQ, encoded by the exons atgccaataagaagaagaagcaactaccgcgcaatcacattgctgaacggcGCCTACAAGGTACATATGATCGTCAACAACCAGGTCGGGTTCACTACCCCGGGCGACCGCGGTCGCGGTACTCGCTATGCATCCGATCTAGCCAAAAGTATCATGGCTCCGGTATTCCACGTTAATGGGGATGACCCCGAAGCGCTAACAAAGATCACCAAACTGGCCTTCGACTATCAGCAAAAATTCGGTAGAGATGTCTTTATCGATCTGAACTGTTTCCGCCGCTGGGGACACAACGAACTGGATGATCCAACATTCACCAGCCCCTTGCTGTATAAAGTAATTCACAACCGCGGCTCGGTCCCAGACCTCTACGCCAATAAGTTATTAGAATCAGGAGATCTCACCCAAAATGACATCGATACCATCGTCAAGGGTCACCACGAATTTCTTAACGCTGAACTCCAAAGCGTCAACAGCTACCAACCCGAACAGAGCTATTTCCAGGCCCAGTGGAGCGGTATCCAACAGGCAGGAAACGAGATCACGGTTTGGAACACCGGAGTGGACTACAGTTTGCTGAACTACGTTGCGCAAACCAGCGTCGAGTATCCGCCCGACTTTGCCCTTCATCCTCACCTACAGAAGCACCATGTAGCAGCTAGGCTTCGTAAAATCAACGAAGGTAACCGGATCGACTGGGCCACCGCCGAAGCCATGGCCATCGGAAGCCTCATGTATCAGGGATGCAACGTACGAATCAGTGGGGAGGACATTGGCCGAGGTACATTCTCCCAGCGGCACGCAATGTTCATCGACCAAAACACCAACGAAGTTTACATCCCGCTGAACGATCTTCAAGGCGGTGCTGGTGGAAAGCTGGAATTGGCGAACAGTATTCTGTCCGAAGAAGCGGTTCTTGGATTTGAGTACGGTATGGCAATTGACAATCCGAACAATCTGGTCATTTGGGAGGCTCAATTCGGAGACTTCTTCAACGGAGCGCAGATCATAATCGATACATTCCTAACAACCGGTGAAA CTAAGTGGATGGTGTGCAACGGTTTGGTGATGCTTCTCCCGCACGGTTTCGATGGGGCCGCCTCCGAACACAGCTCTTGCAGAATGGAACGATTCCTGCAGATGACCGACTCGAAGGAATCCACACCGGATGGCGACGACGTCAACTTCGAAGTGATCAACCCATCCACGCCAGCGCAGTACTTCCACGCTCTGCGCCGTCAGCAAATACGAAACTACCGAAAACCGCTGATCGTGGTAGCGCCGAAGACGCTGCTCCGACTGTCGGAATGCGTTTCGAGCCACGCCGAGTTCACCCCAGGAACGTCCTTCCAAACGGTGATCGGAGACGCAACGATAGGCGATCCGAAGAAGGTCAAACGGGTTATCCTGTGCAGTGGAAAGCATTATTACAACCTGAACAATGAGCGACTGGCCAGCAAGAACAGCGAAGTGGCGATCGTGAGACTGGAATCGCTATGCCCCTTCCCGGTGCACCGAATTCAGGAAGAACTGGCCAAGTATAACAATTTGCAGGATGTCGTGTGGAGCCAAGAGGAACATCGCAATATGGGAGCATGGACTTTCGTGCAACCCCGGTTCGAAAATATGTGTGGAAAGAGG aTCAAGTATCGAGGACGCTACGAAGGATCCACAATTGCAGTAGGCGTCAGTTCATGGCATGCCCAGGAGGCAGAGCAGGTTATTAAAACGGCTTTTCAGTGA
- the LOC134205893 gene encoding LOW QUALITY PROTEIN: probable 2-oxoglutarate dehydrogenase E1 component DHKTD1 homolog, mitochondrial (The sequence of the model RefSeq protein was modified relative to this genomic sequence to represent the inferred CDS: inserted 1 base in 1 codon) — protein sequence MHRIISRQYHSTKGVFGFKPKPVNTFQLDKSILDARAQQSKAYRWIESFRNHAHRVASINPVSFQELTGTDKHLLDYSQFGLSRYDSVDLPGVVNSVSVSALTVEQLEQLLKQIYCGTCSIELAYIENEHEREWLTENYEQLFQTTLNTSDKKEIAELLLKSQAFDNFLATKFPTVKRYGGEGAESIMAFYRQLFLSAAEADLSNIVIGMPHRGKLNVLTTLFQTRPVKIFRKFKGLPEFPANAKAMCDIASHFHTSTDLNINGKTIHLNMLHNPSHLEAVNPVSMGKARAKQLTLQDGPYQLNPTNSSKVLNIQLHGDAAFVGQGINQECLMMAEVPHFDVGGSIHMIVNNQVGFTTPGDRGRGTRYASDLAKSIMAPVFHVNGDDPEALTKITKLAFDYQQKFGRDVFIDLNCFRRWGHNELDDPTFTSPLLYKVIHNRGSVPDLYANKLLESGDLTQNDIDTIVKGHHEFLNAELQSVNSYQPEQSYFQAQWSGIQQAGNEITVWNTGVDYSLLNYVAQTSVEYPPDFALHPHLQKHHVAARLRKINEGNRIDWATAEAMAIGSLMYQGCNVRISGEDIGRGTFSQRHAMFIDQNTNEVYIPLNDLQGGAGGKLELANSILSEEAVLGFEYGMAIDNPNNLVIWEAQFGDFFNGAQIIIDTFLTTGETKWMVCNGLVMLLPHGFDGAASEHSSCRMERFLQMTDSKESTPDGDDVNFEVINPSTPAQYFHALRRQQIRNYRKPLIVVAPKTLLRLSECVSSHAEFAPGTSFQTVIGDATIGDPKKVKRVILCSGKHYYNLNNERLASKNSEVAIVRLESLCPXPVHRIQEELAKYNNLQDVVWSQEEHRNMGAWTFVQPRFENMCGKRIKYRGRYEGSTIAVGVSSWHAQEAEQVIKTAFQ from the exons atgcaTAGAATAATAAGCAGACAGTATCACAGTACAAAAGGCGTATTCGGGTTCAAGCCAAAGCCGGTTAATACATTCCAGT TGGACAAAAGCATCCTCGATGCCCGAGCACAGCAAAGTAAGGCGTACCGATGGATTGAGTCTTTCCGCAATCATGCCCATCGAGTGGCCTCGATCAACCCCGTTTCCTTCCAGGAGCTAACGGGTACCGATAAGCACCTGTTGGACTACTCACAGTTCGGGCTTTCTCGCTATGACAGCGTCGATTTACCCGGAGTTGTTAATTCAGTCTCAGTATCCGCATTAACCGTTGAACAGCTAGAACAACTGCTTAAGCAAATCTACTGCGGTACTTGCAGCATTGAGTTAGCTTATATCGAAAACGAACACGAACGCGAATGGCTAACGGAAAATTACGAACAGTTGTTTCAAACTACCCTGAACACCTCGGATAAGAAAGAAATTGCCGAACTTCTTCTCAAATCTCAAGCGTTCGACAATTTTCTAGCCACCAAATTCCCAACTGTTAAGCGTTACGGTGGCGAAGGAGCGGAAAGTATTATGGCCTTCTATCGGCAATTGTTCCTCAGTGCAGCAGAAGCTGACCTGAGCAACATCGTCATTGGAATGCCGCACCGAGGAAAACTGAACGTGCTGACCACACTTTTCCAAACTAGACCGGTAAAGATATTCCGCAAATTCAAAGGACTGCCAGAGTTCCCGGCGAATGCAAAAGCCATGTGCGACATTGCTAGCCACTTTC ATACCTCAACGGACTTAAACATCAACGGCAAAACTATCCACCTGAATATGCTTCACAACCCATCGCACCTTGAAGCGGTAAATCCCGTCTCGATGGGTAAGGCTCGTGCCAAGCAACTGACCCTCCAGGACGGTCCCTACCAGTTGAATCCAACCAACTCCTCAAAAGTCCTAAACATTCAGCTGCATGGCGATGCCGCGTTTGTCGGCCAAGGTATCAACCAGGAGTGTCTTATGATGGCCGAAGTTCCTCACTTCGACGTCGGAGGATCGATCCATATGATCGTCAACAACCAGGTCGGGTTCACTACCCCGGGCGACCGCGGTCGCGGTACTCGCTATGCATCCGATCTAGCCAAAAGTATCATGGCTCCGGTATTCCACGTGAATGGCGATGACCCCGAAGCGCTAACAAAGATCACCAAACTGGCCTTCGACTATCAGCAAAAATTCGGTAGAGATGTCTTTATCGATCTGAACTGTTTCCGCCGCTGGGGACACAACGAACTGGATGATCCAACATTCACCAGCCCCTTGCTGTATAAAGTAATTCACAACCGCGGCTCGGTCCCAGACCTCTACGCCAATAAGTTATTAGAATCAGGAGATCTCACCCAAAATGACATCGATACCATCGTCAAGGGTCACCACGAATTTCTTAACGCTGAACTCCAAAGCGTCAACAGCTACCAACCCGAACAGAGCTATTTCCAGGCCCAGTGGAGCGGTATCCAACAGGCAGGAAACGAGATCACGGTTTGGAACACCGGAGTGGACTACAGTTTGCTGAACTACGTTGCGCAAACCAGCGTCGAGTATCCGCCCGACTTTGCCCTTCATCCTCACCTACAGAAGCACCATGTAGCAGCTAGGCTTCGTAAAATCAACGAAGGTAACCGGATCGACTGGGCCACCGCCGAAGCCATGGCCATCGGAAGCCTCATGTATCAGGGATGCAACGTACGAATCAGTGGGGAGGACATTGGCCGAGGTACATTCTCCCAGCGGCACGCAATGTTCATCGACCAAAACACCAACGAAGTTTACATCCCGCTGAACGATCTTCAAGGCGGTGCTGGTGGAAAGCTGGAATTGGCGAACAGTATTCTGTCCGAAGAAGCGGTTCTTGGATTTGAGTACGGTATGGCAATTGACAATCCGAACAATCTGGTCATTTGGGAGGCTCAATTCGGAGACTTCTTCAACGGAGCGCAGATCATAATCGATACATTCCTAACAACCGGTGAAA CTAAGTGGATGGTGTGCAACGGTTTGGTGATGCTTCTCCCGCACGGTTTCGATGGGGCCGCCTCCGAACACAGCTCCTGCAGAATGGAACGATTCCTGCAGATGACCGACTCGAAGGAATCCACACCGGATGGCGACGACGTCAACTTCGAAGTGATCAACCCATCCACGCCAGCGCAGTATTTCCACGCTCTGCGCCGTCAGCAAATACGAAACTACCGAAAACCGCTGATCGTGGTAGCGCCGAAGACGCTGCTCCGACTGTCGGAATGCGTTTCGAGCCACGCCGAGTTCGCCCCAGGAACGTCCTTCCAAACGGTGATCGGAGACGCAACGATAGGCGATCCGAAGAAGGTCAAACGGGTTATCCTGTGCAGTGGAAAGCATTATTACAACCTGAACAATGAGCGACTGGCCAGCAAGAACAGCGAAGTGGCGATCGTGAGACTGGAATCGCTATGCC TCCCGGTGCACCGAATTCAGGAAGAACTGGCCAAGTATAACAATTTGCAGGATGTCGTGTGGAGCCAAGAGGAACATCGCAATATGGGAGCATGGACTTTCGTGCAACCCCGGTTCGAAAATATGTGTGGAAAGAGG aTCAAGTATCGAGGACGCTACGAAGGATCCACAATTGCAGTAGGCGTCAGTTCATGGCATGCCCAGGAGGCAGAGCAGGTTATTAAAACGGCTTTTCAGTGA